From Chionomys nivalis chromosome 21, mChiNiv1.1, whole genome shotgun sequence, a single genomic window includes:
- the Gng14 gene encoding putative guanine nucleotide-binding protein G(I)/G(S)/G(O) subunit gamma-14, with the protein MSSKVATGSDIGQARRAVEQLRMEAGINRIKVSKAATDLLQFCTEQAKSDPFLVGIPAATNPFKEKKPCAIL; encoded by the exons ATGTCCAGCAAggtggccactggcagtgacatcGGACAGGCCCGCCGGGCAGTGGAGCAGCTGCGGATGGAGGCAGGCATCAACCGCATAAAG GTGTCTAAGGCAGCCACAGATCTGCTGCAGTTCTGCACGGAGCAGGCCAAGAGCGACCCCTTCCTTGTGGGCATCCCCGCTGCCACCAACCCCTTCAAGGAAAAGAAGCCCTGTGCTATCCTATGA
- the Fbxw9 gene encoding F-box/WD repeat-containing protein 9, with protein sequence MELPSGRCGDPRSCDDESDPEPDPDPDAQAEAYVARVLTPPKPGLTPRRSSLKSTLSASLGAPERKAAPRVPAVRLPGLLSLPPELLLEICAYLDARVVLHVLPCVCQALNDLVRDHVTWRLRAQRRVRAPYPVVEEEDFDWPAACIELEQHLARWAEDGQRAEYFCLADGHFASIDAVLLLQGGALCLSGSRDRNVNLWDLRHLGKEPSRVLVKALGTQGNSTHKGWVWSLAAQDHRVCSGSWDSTVKLWDMAADGQQFGEIKGKAAVLCLSYQPDILVTGTYDKKVTTYDPRAGLALVKSRRLHSSAVLAVLADDRHIISGSEDHSLVVFDRRANRVLQRLQLDSYLLCMSYQEPQLWAGDNQGLLHVFANRDGCFQLVRSFDVGHQSQITGIKHSLGTLYTTSTDKTIRVHVPTDPPRTICTRSHHNVLNGICAEGNVVVAASGGLSLEVWRLLA encoded by the exons ATGGAGCTTCCCTCGGGGCGGTGTGGGGATCCTCGCTCCTGTGACGATGAGTCGGACCCCGAGCCAGACCCGGACCCTGACGCTCAGGCTGAGGCCTACGTAGCCCGTGTTCTCACCCCACCCAAACCTGGCCTGACCCCGCGGCGCTCGTCGCTGAAGTCCACGCTCTCCGCGTCCCTGGGCGCGCCGGAGCGAAAGGCTGCCCCCAGAGTCCCGGCCGTGCGCCTGCCGGGCCTACTGAGCCTTCCCccggagctgctgctggagatcTGCGCCTACCTGGATGCACGGGTCGTGCTCCACGTCCTGCCGTGCGTGTGCCAAGCACTCAACGACCTTGTGCGTGATCATGTCACCTGGAGGCTACGCGCTCAGCGCCGCGTACGCGCACCCTACCCAGTAGTGGAAG AGGAGGACTTTGATTGGCCAGCCGCCTGCATCGAGCTGGAACAGCACCTGGCCCGCTGGGCAGAGGATGGACAGAGAGCTGAGTACTTCTGCCTAGCTGATGGGCACTTTGCTTCCATTGATGCAGTGTTGCTGCTCCAG GGTGGGGCACTGTGTCTGTCAGGCTCCCGAGATCGCAACGTCAACCTGTGGGACCTACGACATCTAGGGAAGGAGCCTAGTCGAGTTCTGGTGAAGGCCTTGGGCACCCAGGGCAATAGCACACACAAG GGCTGGGTGTGGTCGCTAGCAGCACAGGACCACCGTGTGTGCTCCGGCTCTTGGGACAGTACTGTGAAGCTGTGGGACATGGCGGCTGATGGGCAGCAATTTGGCGAGATCAA GGGCAAGGCGGCAGTGCTGTGCCTCTCCTACCAACCTGACATCCTCGTGACTGGTACCTATGACAAGAAGGTGACCACCTATGATCCCAGAG CTGGCTTGGCTCTGGTGAAGAGCCGGAGGCTGCATTCGAGTGCTGTGCTAGCGGTGCTGGCAGATGACAGGCACATCATCTCAGGCAGTGAGGACCACAGTCTTGTGGTGTTTGATCGCCGAGCCAATAGAGTCCTGCAGCGGCTGCAG CTGGACTCCTATCTGCTCTGCATGTCCTACCAGGAGCCCCAGCTCTGGGCGGGTGACAACCAGGGCCTGCTGCACGTCTTCGCCAACCGAGATGGTTGCTTCCAGCTTGTCCGG TCCTTTGACGTGGGTCACCAGTCTCAGATCACAGGGATCAAGCACTCGCTGGGGACTTTGTATACAACATCTACTGACAAGACCATTCGG GTTCACGTGCCCACAGACCCACCAAGGACCATCTGTACCAGAAGCCACCACAATGTGTTGAATGGG ATCTGTGCCGAGGGCAATGTGGTGGTGGCTGCCTCTGGTGGCCTGTCACTGGAGGTCTGGAGGCTGTTGGCCTAA